A DNA window from Theobroma cacao cultivar B97-61/B2 chromosome 5, Criollo_cocoa_genome_V2, whole genome shotgun sequence contains the following coding sequences:
- the LOC18599324 gene encoding protein HOTHEAD has protein sequence MGFMYAGSSWSLLVLVFVAEFALHGFSYGEKAPNYSFIQEATSAPIVSFYDYIVIGGGTAGCPLAATLSRNANVLVLERGGSPYVNTTKIRKENFLSTLTDRSPDSFSEAFISEDGVANDRPRVLGGGTVINAGFYSHAETSFLKQNGMDEALANDSYEWVERKLVHKPVVLQWQSAVRDGLLEAGVVPYNGFTYDHINGTKIGGSILDGNGNRHTAADLLEYADPKRIKVYLHAVVHNIVFTTKVGSRPKAQGVIFYDAKGARHTAFLKSGSRSEIISSAGAIGSPQLLMLSGIGPAPQLEALGIKVVLNQTLVGQGMADNPLNGLIIPSPVPVELSLPEIVGITELSNYLESASGFDFSALSVAQSPANFNQVEKSPMASQEAMDNSPTNLGFIVEKFNGPISEGYLELQSTNVSDNPKVRFNYFQAPEDLRKCVQGVKTIINVVNSKSYSRFRYSNTTTQDLLNMMASMSVNLRPRHPNSTVSLEQYCIDTVMTFWHYHGGCQVGKVVDRDYKVFGVDRLRVIDGSTFNFSPGTNPQATLMMLGRYMGRRILQSRGK, from the exons ATGGGTTTCATGTACGCCGGGTCCTCATGGAGCCTTCTTGTACTTGTTTTTGTAGCTGAATTTGCTTTGCATGGCTTCAGCTATGGAGAAAAAG CTCCTAATTACAGCTTTATCCAAGAAGCAACCTCTGCTCCAATAGTCTCATTCTACGATTACATAGTCATTGGTGGAGGAACCGCTGGCTGTCCATTGGCTGCAACCCTGTCTCGAAATGCAAATGTTCTAGTCTTGGAAAGAGGGGGGTCTCCGTATGTCAATACGACCAAGATAAGGAAAGAAAACTTTTTGTCTACTCTTACAGATAGATCTCCCGATTCATTCTCTGAAGCATTCATCTCCGAGGATGGAGTTGCTAACGACCGACCACGCGTGCTTGGTGGCGGAACAGTGATTAACGCAGGCTTTTACTCGCATGCGGAAACATCCTTCTTAAAGCAAAATGGAATGGATGAAGCATTAGCCAACGATTCTTATGAGTGGGTTGAAAGGAAGCTGGTACACAAGCCAGTTGTGTTGCAGTGGCAATCTGCAGTGAGAGATGGGTTGCTTGAAGCTGGGGTTGTGCCATATAATGGGTTTACGTATGATCACATTAATGGGACTAAAATTGGTGGAAGTATTTTGGATGGAAATGGAAATAGACATACTGCAGCTGATTTGCTTGAGTATGCTGATCCAAAGAGGATTAAGGTTTACTTGCATGCGGTTGTGCATAATATCGTCTTTACAACAAAag TTGGATCGAGACCCAAAGCCCAAGGGGTGATCTTCTACGATGCAAAGGGAGCAAGGCACACGGCTTTCTTGAAAAGTGGGTCCAGAAGTGAGATAATTTCATCAGCAGGTGCAATTGGAAGTCCACAGTTGTTAATGTTGAGTGGGATTGGGCCCGCCCCTCAGTTGGAGGCACTTGGCATTAAGGTGGTGCTGAACCAGACCCTTGTGGGTCAAGGGATGGCAGACAATCCATTAAACGGTCTCATAATTCCTTCTCCTGTGCCCGTTGAGCTCTCACTCCCTGAAATTGTGGGTATCACCGAATTGAGTAATTATCTAGAATCTGCCAGTGGGTTTGATTTTTCTGCCCTTTCTGTTGCTCAAAGTCCTGCCAACTTCAATCAG GTTGAAAAAAGCCCTATGGCATCCCAAGAAGCAATGGATAATTCACCAACAAATCTTGGGTTTATTGTGGAGAAGTTTAATGGTCCAATCTCAGAGGGTTATCTTGAGCTTCAAAGCACAAATGTGAGTGACAACCCTAAAGTCAGGTTTAACTACTTCCAAGCACCAGAGGACTTAAGGAAGTGTGTCCAAGGCGTGAAAACCATCATCAACGTTGTGAATTCCAAATCATACTCGAGATTCCGTTACAGCAACACAACAACACAAGATCTTCTAAACATGATGGCGAGCATGTCGGTGAACCTGAGACCAAGACATCCTAATTCTACAGTTTCCCTGGAGCAATACTGCATAGACACTGTCATGACCTTTTGGCATTATCATGGAGGTTGCCAAGTTGGAAAGGTTGTTGATCGAGATTACAAGGTCTTTGGTGTGGATAGGCTTAGGGTTATAGATGGTTCAACCTTTAATTTTTCCCCTGGAACTAATCCTCAAGCTACACTTATGATGCTTGGAAG ATATATGGGACGAAGGATTCTACAAAGTAGAGGAAAATGA
- the LOC108661998 gene encoding 50S ribosomal protein L17-like, protein FFFFFISLQAKEIRRLADNMVQLGKEGSLSAARRAAAFVRGDAVIHKLFTELAYRYKDRAGGYTRLLRTRIRVGDAAPMAYIEFIDRENELRQSKPPTPQPPQRAPLDPWTKSRLSRQFAPPKEEKNSEPEI, encoded by the exons ttttttttctttttcatttcattgcAGGCAAAGGAGATTCGGCGGCTTGCTGATAATATGGTACAGCTCGGGAAAGAG GGTTCACTTTCTGCTGCAAGGCGTGCTGCTGCTTTTGTGCGAGGGGATGCTGTCATTCACAAGCTATTTACAGAACTGGCATATCGATACAA AGATAGAGCAGGTGGATATACTAGACTGCTTCGAACTCGCATACGAGTTGGTGATGCTGCACCAATGGCCTATATTGA GTTCATTGACAGAGAAAATGAGCTTAGACAGTCAAAACCACCAACTCCTCAGCCACCGCAGAGAGCTCCCCTGGATCCTTGGACAAAATCCCGGCTGAGCAGGCAGTTTGCACCCCCTAAAGAGGAGAAAAACTCTGAACCTGAGATATAA
- the LOC108662095 gene encoding protein HOTHEAD-like codes for MGLKYGGSSLRFLLLVFVAEFAFHGFTYGEKAPNYSFIQEATSAPTVSFYDYIIIGGGTAGCPLAATLSRNATVLVLERGASPYVNTTKIRIENALSTLTDTSPDSFSEPFISEDGIVNIRARVLGGGTVINAGFYSRAETFFLKQNGLNEALANDSYEWVERKLVSKPVLLQWQSAVRDGLLEAGVLPYNGFTYDHIIGTKTGGSIFDENGNRHTAADLLEYADPNSIKVYLHAVVQKITFTTTVGLRPKAQGVIFYDAQGVKHTAFLKNESMSEIISSAGAIGSPQLLLLSGIGPAPQLEALGIKVVLNHAIVGQGMADNPLNGLIIPSPVPVELSLVINAGITKLGNYIEFASGFDFSALSVAQSPANLNQTGEAMANSPANLGFIFEKFNGPISKGYLELQSTNVSDNPKVRFNYFQAPEDLRKCVQGMKTVIKVVDSKSYSRFRDNNTTTQDLLNMMASMPLNLRPKHPNSTASLEQYCIDTVMTIWHYHGGCQVGKVVDRDYKVLGVDRLRVIDGSTFSFSPGTNPQATLMMLGRYMGRRILENRGK; via the exons ATGGGTTTGAAGTACGGCGGGTCCTCATTGAGGTTTCTTCTACTTGTTTTTGTAGCTGAATTTGCTTTTCATGGCTTCACCTACGGAGAGAAAG CTCCTAATTATAGCTTTATCCAAGAAGCAACCTCTGCTCCAACAGTCTCATTCTACGACTACATAATCATTGGTGGAGGAACTGCAGGCTGCCCATTGGCTGCAACTCTGTCTCGAAATGCAACCGTTCTAGTCTTGGAAAGAGGGGCGTCTCCATATGTCAACACGACCAAGATAAGGATAGAGAACGCTTTGTCTACTCTTACAGACACCTCTCCCGATTCATTCTCTGAACCGTTCATCTCCGAGGATGGAATCGTTAACATCCGAGCACGAGTGCTCGGCGGTGGAACAGTGATTAACGCAGGGTTTTACTCCCGTGCGGAAACATTCTTCTTGAAGCAAAATGGATTGAATGAAGCATTAGCAAATGATTCATACGAGTGGGTTGAAAGGAAGTTGGTATCCAAGCCAGTCCTATTGCAGTGGCAATCTGCGGTGAGAGATGGGTTGCTTGAAGCTGGGGTTTTGCCATATAATGGGTTTACGTATGATCATATTATTGGGACTAAAACTGGTGGAAGTATTTTCGATGAAAACGGAAACAGACATACCGCAGCTGATTTGCTTGAGTACGCTGATCCAAATAGCATTAAGGTTTACTTGCATGCTGTTGTGCAGAAGATCACGTTTACAACAACAG TTGGATTGAGGCCAAAAGCTCAGGGGGTGATCTTCTACGATGCACAAGGAGTAAAGCACACGGCattcttgaaaaatgaatccaTGAGTGAGATAATTTCATCAGCAGGTGCAATTGGAAGTCCACAATTGTTATTGTTGAGTGGTATTGGGCCCGCCCCTCAGTTGGAGGCACTTGGTATCAAGGTGGTGCTAAACCACGCCATTGTGGGTCAAGGGATGGCTGACAATCCATTAAACGGTCTTATAATTCCTTCTCCTGTGCCTGTTGAGCTCTCACTCGTGATAAATGCGGGCATCACCAAATTGGGTAATTATATAGAATTTGCCagtggatttgatttttctgCCCTCTCTGTTGCTCAGAGTCCTGCCAACTTGAATCAG ACTGGAGAAGCAATGGCTAATTCACCAGCAAatcttgggtttattttcgAGAAGTTCAATGGTCCAATCTCAAAGGGTTATCTTGAGCTTCAAAGCACAAATGTGAGTGACAACCCTAAGGTTAGGTTTAACTACTTCCAAGCACCTGAGGACTTAAGGAAGTGTGTCCAAGGAATGAAAACCGTCATCAAAGTTGTGGATTCCAAATCATACTCGAGATTCCGTGACAACAACACAACAACACAAGATCTTCTAAACATGATGGCTAGCATGCCCTTGAACCTGAGACCAAAACATCCTAATTCTACAGCTTCCCTAGAACAATACTGCATAGACACTGTCATGACCATTTGGCATTATCATGGAGGGTGCCAAGTTGGAAAGGTTGTTGATCGAGATTACAAGGTCCTTGGTGTGGATAGGCTCAGGGTTATAGATGGTTCTACCTTCAGTTTCTCCCCTGGGACTAATCCTCAAGCTACACTTATGATGCTCGGAAg ATATATGGGACGAAGGATTTTAGAAAATAGAGGAAAATGA